A portion of the Bifidobacterium lemurum genome contains these proteins:
- a CDS encoding DUF3073 domain-containing protein has product MGRGRQKAKQQKIARKLKYLTTDTDYDELAKELSEQEPGTGSTDPFADVADIDDIAGVADPYADVAADGPAAAVADPVESAPEAPVAVGDDLDEYAKWAAEAAAKATSGEMPEVKAKAVPKPRPIPMPMPSALKAKK; this is encoded by the coding sequence ATGGGCCGCGGACGTCAGAAAGCCAAGCAACAGAAAATTGCTCGTAAGCTCAAGTATCTGACTACCGACACTGATTACGACGAGCTTGCCAAGGAGCTGAGCGAACAGGAGCCGGGCACCGGTTCCACCGATCCGTTCGCCGATGTCGCCGATATCGATGATATTGCCGGTGTCGCCGACCCGTACGCCGACGTTGCGGCTGACGGGCCAGCCGCCGCCGTCGCCGATCCGGTCGAATCCGCTCCTGAGGCGCCGGTTGCCGTCGGGGATGATTTGGACGAATACGCCAAGTGGGCCGCCGAGGCCGCCGCCAAGGCGACCAGCGGCGAGATGCCCGAGGTGAAGGCGAAGGCCGTTCCCAAGCCTCGTCCGATTCCGATGCCCATGCCCAGCGCCCTCAAAGCCAAGAAGTAG
- a CDS encoding sterol carrier family protein: protein MAGRSNESAVTERSDQPGSLRRLAVTPALPRPIMAMAVRYTLHLLERKAPGPGVEVRVAPWGAIKILDGPASDPHNLTPPDVIELDPDVWLRLAAGITTWSEEKQAGHISAVGERDDLSDLLPL, encoded by the coding sequence ATGGCCGGACGATCAAATGAATCCGCCGTCACCGAGCGGTCCGACCAACCCGGCAGCCTCAGGCGGCTGGCCGTGACACCGGCGTTGCCGCGGCCGATTATGGCGATGGCGGTGCGATACACCCTGCACCTGCTGGAACGCAAAGCGCCCGGGCCCGGCGTGGAAGTACGTGTGGCACCATGGGGCGCGATCAAAATCCTGGACGGCCCGGCCTCCGACCCGCACAACCTCACCCCACCGGACGTCATCGAACTGGATCCGGACGTGTGGCTGCGACTGGCCGCCGGCATCACCACTTGGAGCGAGGAAAAACAGGCCGGCCATATCAGCGCGGTCGGCGAGCGCGACGACCTCAGCGACCTGCTCCCCCTATAA